In Shinella sp. XGS7, a single genomic region encodes these proteins:
- a CDS encoding diguanylate cyclase domain-containing protein, translating to MSSDLPTTSPSNPLTILIVDDQNAIRVALSAELDRCGHRVLEASSADWGLELFKRHRPDLVLLDVEMPQYDGYWAARAMRAAEPGGWTPIIFLSQRDQERDIWQGIEAGGDDYLIKPVSPMVLHAKLRAMQRLAQMRERLVLLSDELRSANAQLHELSTVDSLTGLMNRRAFDDYLHSELEQARREQQPLTLMLCDVDHFKRFNDRQGHVEGDACLRQVAQLLRDTCRRPADRAARYGGEEFALLLPRTPRSGAMTYARALMRLVAQRQVAHPDSPVASYITLSGGITTCVPDASTTSEGLLLRADDALYTAKAQGRNRFFSYEMQMDTEEQRPQLLR from the coding sequence ATGTCCAGCGACCTCCCGACCACCAGCCCCTCCAATCCGCTGACCATCCTCATCGTGGATGACCAGAACGCGATCCGCGTGGCCCTGAGCGCCGAGCTCGACCGCTGCGGTCACCGCGTGCTGGAAGCCAGCAGCGCCGACTGGGGGCTGGAGCTCTTCAAGCGCCACCGGCCCGATCTGGTGCTGCTGGATGTGGAGATGCCGCAGTACGACGGCTACTGGGCCGCCCGCGCCATGCGGGCCGCCGAGCCCGGGGGCTGGACGCCCATCATCTTCCTCTCCCAGCGCGACCAGGAGCGCGACATCTGGCAGGGCATCGAGGCCGGCGGGGACGACTACCTGATCAAGCCCGTCTCCCCCATGGTGCTGCACGCCAAGCTGCGCGCCATGCAGCGCCTGGCCCAGATGCGCGAGCGCCTGGTCCTGCTCTCGGACGAGCTGCGCAGCGCCAATGCCCAGCTGCACGAGCTCTCCACCGTGGACTCCCTCACCGGCCTGATGAACCGGCGCGCCTTCGACGACTACCTGCACAGCGAGCTGGAGCAGGCCCGCCGCGAGCAGCAACCCCTGACCCTGATGCTCTGCGATGTGGACCACTTCAAGCGCTTCAACGACCGCCAGGGCCATGTGGAGGGCGACGCCTGCCTGCGTCAGGTGGCCCAGCTGCTGCGCGACACCTGCCGCCGCCCGGCCGACCGCGCCGCGCGCTACGGCGGCGAGGAGTTCGCCCTGCTGCTGCCTCGCACCCCGCGCTCGGGCGCCATGACCTATGCCCGCGCCCTGATGCGCCTGGTGGCCCAGCGCCAGGTGGCCCACCCGGACTCGCCGGTGGCCTCCTACATCACGCTCTCCGGCGGCATCACCACCTGCGTGCCCGATGCCAGCACCACCAGCGAAGGCCTGCTGCTGCGCGCCGATGATGCGCTCTACACGGCCAAGGCCCAGGGCCGCAACCGCTTCTTCAGCTACGAGATGCAGATGGACACCGAGGAGCAGCGCCCACAGCTGCTGCGCTGA
- a CDS encoding HAD-IIB family hydrolase yields the protein MQPLSTCPPADLRALGGILTDIDDTLTADGAIAPEALAALQRLQAAGLPVIAITGRPAGWSEAFALAWPVQAIVAENGSVMLRRAADGSLARDFSQDEPTRRANFARLQACAADVLARVPGATLATDSPGRLTDIAVDHSEFAHLDEAQIQAVCAVMREHGLTATVSSIHINGWIGEHSKWSAAQWAVPTLLGREFAPQDWAYVGDSTNDQLMFERVPFSVGVANIQRFVPQLHTLPRYVTQGERGQGFAELAHALLAARAAG from the coding sequence ATGCAGCCTCTCTCCACTTGTCCGCCGGCCGATCTGCGCGCGCTGGGCGGCATCCTGACCGATATCGACGACACCCTCACCGCCGACGGCGCCATCGCGCCCGAGGCCCTGGCCGCCCTGCAGCGCCTGCAGGCCGCCGGCCTGCCCGTGATCGCCATCACCGGCCGCCCCGCCGGCTGGAGCGAAGCCTTTGCCCTGGCCTGGCCGGTGCAGGCCATCGTGGCCGAGAACGGCTCGGTGATGCTGCGCCGCGCGGCCGATGGCAGCCTGGCACGTGACTTCAGCCAGGACGAGCCCACCCGCCGCGCCAACTTCGCGCGCCTGCAGGCCTGCGCCGCCGATGTGCTGGCGCGTGTGCCCGGCGCCACGCTGGCCACCGACAGCCCCGGCCGCCTGACCGATATCGCGGTGGACCACAGCGAGTTTGCGCATCTGGATGAGGCGCAGATCCAGGCGGTGTGCGCCGTGATGCGCGAGCACGGGCTCACCGCCACCGTGAGCTCCATCCACATCAATGGCTGGATCGGCGAGCACAGCAAATGGAGCGCGGCGCAATGGGCCGTGCCCACTCTGCTGGGCCGCGAGTTCGCGCCGCAGGACTGGGCCTATGTGGGCGACTCCACCAACGACCAGCTGATGTTCGAGCGCGTGCCCTTCTCGGTGGGCGTGGCCAATATCCAGCGCTTCGTGCCCCAGCTCCACACCCTGCCGCGCTATGTGACCCAGGGCGAGCGCGGCCAGGGCTTTGCCGAGCTGGCGCACGCCTTGCTGGCGGCGCGGGCTGCGGGCTAA
- a CDS encoding chemotaxis protein CheX, translating into MNDTTHLEAKVLLLDQDPEQCRLLSEFCASVGLLPLLRTAHDALASLSQHKDLAGVLLAEDMPCDSGDAVALAQAIHRQRPELPIILRRSSARGFSPNEQAAVAYSWNTGDMEQLRSHVERCIFSLRYPIALVEGIVELTLSALKSMFPHAGVSNESPYVVHDRIIHGEVSTLIPIESTWCRGYMMLQTEESALRQGLIQGFGYAGVGGDLNFRELNNMLGETTNLIWGAFKNRYIPPEAFANQQTQVPIVINHAHKYISFGSPDPQLCIRYQLSDAARPGMSALTIVQRFIFNLHWSPEDFAQFSAGTAGSGGGGTGELEFF; encoded by the coding sequence ATGAACGATACAACCCATCTCGAGGCCAAGGTGCTGCTGCTGGACCAGGATCCGGAGCAGTGCCGCCTGCTTTCGGAGTTCTGTGCCTCGGTGGGCCTGCTGCCCCTGCTGCGCACGGCGCATGACGCACTGGCCAGCCTGTCCCAGCACAAGGATCTGGCCGGCGTGCTGCTGGCCGAGGACATGCCCTGTGACAGCGGCGACGCGGTGGCCCTGGCCCAGGCCATCCACCGCCAGCGGCCCGAGCTGCCCATCATCCTGCGGCGCAGCAGCGCCCGCGGCTTCAGCCCCAACGAGCAGGCGGCCGTGGCCTACAGCTGGAACACCGGCGATATGGAGCAGCTGCGCAGCCATGTGGAGCGCTGCATCTTCAGCCTGCGCTATCCCATTGCCCTGGTGGAGGGCATCGTGGAGCTGACCTTGAGCGCGCTCAAGTCCATGTTCCCGCACGCGGGGGTGAGCAATGAGTCGCCCTATGTGGTGCACGATCGCATCATCCACGGCGAGGTCTCCACCCTGATCCCCATCGAGAGCACCTGGTGCCGCGGCTACATGATGCTGCAGACCGAGGAGAGCGCCCTGCGCCAGGGCCTGATCCAGGGCTTTGGCTATGCGGGCGTGGGGGGCGACCTGAACTTCCGCGAGCTCAACAATATGCTGGGCGAGACCACCAATCTGATCTGGGGCGCCTTCAAGAACCGCTACATCCCGCCCGAGGCCTTTGCCAACCAGCAGACCCAGGTGCCCATCGTGATCAACCACGCGCACAAATACATCTCCTTCGGCTCGCCCGATCCGCAGCTGTGCATCCGCTACCAGCTCAGCGACGCGGCCCGGCCCGGCATGTCGGCCCTGACCATCGTGCAGCGCTTCATCTTCAATCTGCACTGGTCGCCGGAGGACTTTGCGCAGTTCTCGGCCGGCACGGCCGGCTCGGGCGGCGGCGGCACCGGCGAGCTGGAGTTTTTCTGA
- a CDS encoding diguanylate cyclase domain-containing protein, which produces MLPASLPPLRVLVVDDQLSTRKVLVAQLSAAGHQALEADSAESALAQFAQNRPDLVLLDVEMPGRDGYWTASQLRAAEETGGWTPIIFLSSRDQDQDLWQGIESGGDDYLVKPVSTTVLHAKLRAMQRLRRMQTRLIELSDELRANNEQLSRLSQEDALTGLMNRRAFDDRLQQEIASARREQQPLTLVLCDIDHFKGYNDSLGHVEGDVCLQHMAGLLRQTCRRPRDCAARYGGEEFALILPGTPRSGAMTFARAVLRTLELSGRPHPCSDVAPHVTLSGGITTCTPDTSTTLEGLLRRADDALYAAKTRGRNRFFSFEMQMDTLEQRHSVWGSLGGH; this is translated from the coding sequence ATGTTGCCCGCCTCCCTGCCCCCGCTGCGCGTGCTGGTGGTCGATGACCAGCTCAGCACCCGCAAGGTGCTGGTCGCCCAGCTCAGCGCCGCCGGCCACCAGGCCCTGGAGGCCGATTCCGCCGAGAGCGCCCTGGCCCAGTTCGCCCAGAACCGGCCCGATCTGGTGCTGCTGGACGTGGAGATGCCTGGCCGCGACGGCTACTGGACCGCCAGCCAGCTGCGCGCCGCGGAGGAGACCGGGGGCTGGACGCCCATCATCTTTCTCTCCAGCCGCGACCAGGACCAGGATCTCTGGCAGGGCATCGAGTCCGGCGGCGATGACTATCTGGTCAAACCCGTCTCCACCACCGTGCTGCACGCCAAGCTGCGCGCCATGCAGCGCCTGCGCCGCATGCAGACCCGCCTGATCGAGCTCTCCGACGAGCTGCGCGCCAACAATGAGCAGCTTTCCCGCCTGAGCCAGGAAGACGCGCTCACCGGCCTGATGAACCGCCGGGCCTTCGACGACCGTCTGCAGCAGGAAATCGCCAGCGCGCGGCGCGAGCAGCAACCCCTGACCCTGGTGCTGTGCGACATCGACCATTTCAAGGGCTATAACGACAGCCTGGGCCATGTGGAGGGCGATGTCTGCCTGCAGCATATGGCCGGCCTGCTGCGCCAGACCTGCCGGCGCCCGCGCGACTGCGCCGCGCGCTATGGCGGCGAGGAATTCGCCCTGATCCTGCCCGGCACGCCGCGCTCCGGCGCCATGACCTTTGCCCGCGCCGTGCTGCGCACCCTGGAACTCAGCGGCCGCCCTCACCCCTGCTCGGACGTGGCGCCCCATGTCACCCTGTCCGGCGGCATCACCACCTGCACCCCCGACACCAGCACCACGCTGGAAGGCCTGCTGCGCCGCGCCGACGACGCGCTCTACGCCGCCAAGACCCGCGGCCGCAACCGCTTCTTCAGCTTCGAGATGCAGATGGACACCCTGGAGCAGCGCCACAGCGTCTGGGGCAGTCTGGGCGGCCACTGA
- a CDS encoding OmpW family protein, with protein sequence MSKKIALAAVLAATTLAAVPFAAQAQQAEGPWMVRVRALHLDSANKDSTGLDLSVNNKTFPEVDISYFFTPNWAAELILTYPQKHDLKAGGAKIGSLKHLPPTLTLQYHFAPTGTFRPYVGAGINYTHFSSVRFEPAVVAALDPSIKKNSYGLALQAGADIELSKNLYLNVDIKKVKIDTDVSSKGTKVGTFKVDPVLFGVGLGMRF encoded by the coding sequence ATGAGCAAGAAGATCGCCCTCGCCGCCGTCCTGGCCGCCACCACCCTGGCCGCCGTGCCCTTCGCCGCTCAGGCGCAGCAAGCCGAAGGCCCCTGGATGGTCCGCGTGCGCGCCCTGCACCTGGATTCCGCCAACAAGGACTCCACCGGCCTGGACCTCTCGGTCAACAACAAGACCTTCCCCGAAGTCGACATCAGCTACTTCTTCACCCCCAACTGGGCGGCCGAGCTGATCCTGACCTATCCGCAGAAGCATGACCTGAAGGCCGGCGGCGCCAAGATCGGCAGCCTCAAGCACCTGCCGCCCACGCTGACCCTGCAGTACCACTTCGCCCCCACCGGCACCTTCCGTCCCTATGTGGGCGCCGGCATCAACTACACCCACTTCTCCAGCGTGCGCTTCGAGCCCGCCGTCGTGGCCGCCCTGGACCCCAGCATCAAGAAGAACAGCTACGGCCTGGCCCTGCAAGCCGGCGCCGACATCGAGCTGTCCAAGAACCTGTACCTGAACGTGGACATCAAGAAGGTCAAGATCGACACCGACGTGTCCTCCAAGGGCACCAAGGTCGGCACCTTCAAGGTGGACCCGGTGCTGTTCGGCGTGGGCCTGGGCATGCGCTTCTAA
- the metF gene encoding methylenetetrahydrofolate reductase [NAD(P)H]: protein MTTKTPVSFEFFPPNTPVGAEKLKTVVQELGALAPQYFSVTYGAGGSTREKTLATVTDIAASGFEAAPHLSCVGSTRENIAEILATYRAQNIRRIVALRGDLPSGTATAGEFRYAAELVRFIRETQGPDWKIEVAAYPEYHPQQRYAAKDLQHFADKMRAGATAAITQFFFNPDAYFHFVDSARKLGVDQPIIPGIMPFHNYARIAQFAQRDGIEIPRWVALKMEGYMDDTASIRAFGLDVIAQLCERLVAGGVPAIHFYTLNQSALTLELCRRIGLHA from the coding sequence ATGACGACCAAGACGCCCGTCAGTTTCGAGTTCTTCCCTCCCAACACCCCCGTCGGCGCCGAGAAGCTCAAGACCGTGGTGCAGGAGCTGGGCGCCCTGGCCCCGCAGTACTTCAGCGTGACCTATGGCGCCGGCGGCTCCACCCGCGAGAAGACCCTGGCCACGGTGACGGACATTGCCGCCAGCGGCTTCGAGGCCGCGCCGCACCTCTCCTGCGTGGGCTCCACGCGCGAGAACATCGCCGAGATCCTGGCCACCTACCGCGCCCAGAACATCCGCCGCATCGTGGCCCTGCGCGGCGACCTGCCCAGCGGCACGGCCACGGCCGGCGAGTTCCGCTACGCGGCCGAGCTGGTGCGCTTCATCCGCGAGACCCAGGGCCCGGACTGGAAGATCGAGGTGGCGGCCTATCCCGAGTACCACCCGCAGCAGCGCTACGCCGCCAAGGACCTGCAGCACTTCGCCGACAAGATGCGCGCCGGTGCCACCGCCGCCATCACCCAGTTCTTCTTCAACCCGGACGCCTACTTCCACTTCGTGGACTCGGCGCGCAAGCTGGGTGTGGACCAGCCCATCATCCCGGGCATCATGCCCTTCCACAACTACGCACGCATCGCCCAGTTCGCGCAGCGCGACGGCATCGAGATCCCGCGCTGGGTGGCGCTCAAGATGGAAGGCTATATGGACGACACCGCCTCCATCCGCGCCTTCGGCCTGGACGTGATCGCCCAGCTCTGCGAGCGCCTGGTCGCCGGTGGCGTGCCGGCCATCCACTTCTACACCCTGAACCAGTCCGCACTCACGCTGGAGTTGTGCCGACGCATCGGTCTGCACGCCTGA
- a CDS encoding VanW family protein: MSEHPADPATASGLPSPSLPDRGGALGFWLRVRLLTLWRLIRESTWAYVRRWPVRAALVDAPVLAQVRSPLWTDGRADEFVLVAGKVHNLRVACRAFHSIVIPAGGVMSFWRQLGCPSASRGYVLGREVRQGCVVPTLAGGICQLSNALAMAAFRAGLEIPERHRHSARVEAAGGDVEGLDATVFWRHIDLKLRASHDWRLETELSAEELVVTIRGRAAAPAASGAVIRVMPSREREAPPPVARGCLTCEQTACFRHGRHHGLDGVDQGRVACLLDAWSPEFDAHLPGDADCFVPEPMRLAFWRPRARGWRRPAAHRAYLASLLRAGWQRVWARSEGNGRRQSSLIDGQRLLARAYARALRPQHTHLWIELGLLAHLEQLGVLGGRSYEVLAGTWPMALVQDHLDLGSARWPNAASLRDYRVAPELLAAEQRGLRRALRIHTAHEGVAAYLRGRYPTVPVMQLAWQRPEPRPWPQLPDQRSARPPLLLFPAAGLARKGALDLSAALQGLPCRLRVLGSAARDGEVWRGLDVDWHVAPADPLLGVAAVVLPAYAEQAPRLLLRARAQGLPVIATAACGMGPEAGLSLVPMGDPPALRAALVALLAELAL, from the coding sequence TTGTCCGAGCACCCGGCCGATCCCGCGACGGCAAGCGGTTTGCCGTCGCCGTCACTGCCCGACAGGGGCGGTGCGCTGGGGTTCTGGCTGCGGGTCCGTCTGCTCACGCTTTGGCGGCTGATCCGCGAGTCGACCTGGGCCTATGTGCGGCGCTGGCCGGTCCGGGCCGCGCTGGTCGATGCCCCGGTGCTGGCGCAGGTGCGTAGCCCCTTGTGGACCGATGGACGTGCCGATGAGTTTGTCCTGGTGGCCGGCAAGGTGCACAACCTGCGCGTCGCCTGCCGGGCATTTCATTCGATCGTGATTCCCGCTGGCGGGGTGATGAGCTTCTGGCGCCAGTTGGGGTGTCCCAGCGCCAGTCGGGGCTATGTGCTGGGTCGGGAGGTGCGCCAGGGCTGCGTGGTGCCGACCCTTGCCGGCGGTATCTGCCAGCTGTCGAATGCGCTCGCGATGGCCGCCTTTCGTGCGGGGCTGGAGATTCCCGAGCGCCACCGCCACAGCGCGCGGGTCGAGGCCGCCGGTGGCGATGTCGAGGGGCTCGATGCCACCGTGTTCTGGCGGCATATCGATCTCAAGCTGCGCGCGAGCCACGACTGGCGGCTCGAGACCGAACTCAGCGCCGAAGAACTGGTGGTCACGATCCGCGGCCGGGCGGCCGCACCCGCCGCGAGCGGGGCGGTGATCCGCGTGATGCCTTCGCGCGAGCGCGAAGCCCCGCCGCCGGTTGCGCGCGGCTGCCTGACCTGCGAGCAGACCGCGTGTTTCCGGCATGGCCGGCATCATGGTCTTGATGGCGTCGACCAGGGGCGGGTGGCCTGCCTGCTGGATGCCTGGTCGCCCGAGTTCGATGCGCATCTGCCCGGCGATGCCGATTGCTTTGTGCCCGAGCCGATGCGCCTGGCCTTCTGGCGGCCGCGCGCGCGGGGCTGGCGTCGCCCGGCGGCCCATCGCGCCTATCTCGCGAGCCTGCTGCGAGCGGGCTGGCAGCGCGTCTGGGCTCGCAGCGAGGGCAACGGCCGCCGCCAGTCCAGCCTGATCGACGGCCAGCGTCTGCTGGCGCGGGCCTATGCCCGGGCCCTACGGCCGCAGCACACCCATCTGTGGATCGAACTCGGCTTGCTGGCGCACCTTGAGCAACTCGGGGTACTCGGTGGGCGGAGCTATGAGGTGCTGGCCGGCACCTGGCCGATGGCTCTCGTTCAAGACCATCTGGATCTGGGTAGCGCGCGCTGGCCGAATGCCGCCAGCCTGCGGGACTATCGCGTTGCCCCGGAACTGCTGGCGGCCGAGCAGCGCGGGCTGCGGCGGGCGCTTCGCATCCATACGGCGCATGAGGGCGTGGCGGCTTATCTGCGCGGCCGGTATCCGACGGTACCCGTTATGCAGCTGGCTTGGCAGCGGCCCGAGCCGCGCCCGTGGCCGCAGCTCCCCGATCAGCGCTCGGCACGGCCGCCCTTGCTGCTGTTCCCGGCCGCTGGCCTGGCGAGAAAGGGCGCGCTCGATCTGAGCGCCGCCTTGCAGGGCCTGCCCTGTCGCCTGCGGGTGCTGGGATCGGCCGCGCGCGACGGCGAGGTCTGGCGTGGCCTGGATGTCGATTGGCATGTGGCCCCGGCCGATCCGCTGCTGGGTGTGGCCGCCGTGGTGCTGCCCGCCTATGCCGAGCAGGCACCGCGTCTGCTGCTGAGGGCCCGGGCGCAGGGGCTACCCGTCATCGCGACCGCCGCCTGCGGCATGGGCCCCGAAGCGGGGCTGAGCCTGGTGCCGATGGGCGACCCGCCGGCCTTGCGCGCGGCCTTGGTCGCCCTGTTGGCGGAGCTGGCGCTTTAG
- a CDS encoding TlyA family RNA methyltransferase — MRADQLLVAQQLVPTRSAAQRLIERGAVEWAAPKGWSVLRKAGEDLPETAQLRITDDAELRYVSRGGLKLEGALQRCGLDVAGLTVLDIGQSTGGFSDCLLKKGAAAITGIDVGHGQLHPSLAADPRVQAIEGMHVRQFEPGQRFALIVGDLSFISMLGELPRLVAWLAPQGQLLLLIKPQFELGPQAIGKGGLVKDPELQHPLLAERARAAAEAAGLRWRDYFESPIAGGDGNTEFFLWAQLP; from the coding sequence ATGCGCGCTGACCAGCTCCTTGTCGCTCAACAACTCGTCCCCACCCGATCCGCCGCCCAGCGTCTGATCGAGCGGGGGGCCGTGGAATGGGCGGCGCCCAAGGGCTGGTCGGTGCTGCGCAAAGCCGGCGAGGACCTGCCCGAGACGGCCCAGTTGCGCATCACCGACGATGCGGAGCTGCGCTATGTCTCGCGCGGCGGCCTCAAGCTCGAAGGCGCGCTGCAGCGCTGTGGGCTGGACGTCGCGGGTCTCACGGTGCTGGATATCGGCCAGAGCACCGGCGGCTTCAGCGACTGCCTGCTCAAAAAGGGCGCGGCCGCCATCACCGGCATCGATGTGGGCCACGGCCAGCTTCACCCCAGCCTGGCGGCCGACCCGCGCGTGCAAGCGATTGAGGGCATGCATGTGCGCCAGTTCGAGCCCGGTCAGCGCTTTGCGCTCATCGTGGGCGATCTGAGCTTCATCTCCATGCTGGGCGAGCTGCCGCGCCTGGTCGCCTGGCTGGCGCCGCAGGGTCAGCTGCTGCTGCTGATCAAGCCGCAGTTCGAGCTGGGCCCCCAGGCCATCGGCAAGGGCGGTCTGGTGAAAGACCCCGAGCTCCAGCACCCCCTGCTGGCCGAGCGCGCTCGCGCCGCCGCCGAAGCCGCCGGCCTGCGTTGGCGCGACTACTTTGAAAGCCCCATCGCCGGTGGCGATGGCAATACCGAATTCTTCCTCTGGGCCCAGCTGCCATGA
- the ahcY gene encoding adenosylhomocysteinase, which translates to MNAAVLKKTLTADDFKIADIALADFGRKEIQIAETEMPGLMACREEFGASKPLKGARITGSLHMTIQTAVLIETLVALGADVRWASCNIFSTQDHAAAALVAEGTPVFAYKGETLEDYWDYTHRIFEFGPKGSAGEGPNMILDDGGDATLLMHLGQKAEKDLSVLANPGSEEERILFAAIKAKVAQDPTWYTRKSAEIIGVTEETTTGVHRLKEMSAKGLLPFPAINVNDSVTKSKFDNKYGCKESLVDGIRRGTDVMMAGKVAVVCGYGDVGKGSAASLRGAGARVKVTEIDPICALQAAMDGFEVVQLEDVVSSADIFITTTGNKDVIRLEHMREMKDMAIVGNIGHFDNEIQVASLEQYQWEEIKPQVDHVIFPDGKRIILLAKGRLVNLGCGTGHPSYVMSSSFANQTIAQIELFAHKDAYDIGKVYVLPKHLDEKVARLQLTTLNAQLSELTDEQAAYIGVPKQGPFKPDSYRY; encoded by the coding sequence ATGAATGCTGCTGTGCTGAAGAAGACGCTGACCGCCGACGATTTCAAGATCGCCGACATCGCGCTTGCCGATTTCGGCCGCAAGGAAATTCAGATCGCCGAAACGGAAATGCCGGGCCTGATGGCCTGCCGCGAAGAGTTCGGCGCTTCCAAGCCCCTCAAGGGCGCGCGCATCACCGGCTCGCTGCACATGACCATCCAGACCGCGGTTCTCATCGAGACGCTGGTCGCGCTCGGCGCCGACGTCCGCTGGGCCTCGTGCAACATCTTCTCCACGCAGGACCATGCCGCCGCCGCCCTGGTGGCCGAAGGCACCCCGGTGTTCGCCTACAAGGGCGAGACCCTGGAAGACTACTGGGACTACACCCACCGCATCTTCGAATTCGGCCCCAAGGGCTCGGCCGGCGAAGGCCCCAACATGATCCTGGATGACGGCGGCGATGCCACGCTGCTGATGCATCTGGGCCAGAAGGCCGAGAAGGATCTGTCGGTGCTGGCCAACCCGGGCAGCGAGGAAGAGCGCATCCTGTTCGCCGCCATCAAGGCCAAGGTCGCGCAGGACCCCACCTGGTACACCCGCAAGAGCGCCGAGATCATCGGCGTGACGGAAGAGACCACCACCGGCGTGCACCGCCTCAAGGAAATGTCCGCCAAGGGCCTCCTTCCCTTCCCGGCGATCAACGTCAACGACTCGGTCACCAAGTCGAAGTTCGACAACAAGTACGGCTGCAAGGAATCGCTGGTCGACGGCATCCGCCGCGGCACCGACGTGATGATGGCCGGCAAGGTCGCCGTCGTCTGCGGCTATGGCGACGTCGGCAAGGGCTCCGCTGCCTCGCTGCGTGGCGCCGGCGCCCGCGTCAAGGTCACGGAAATCGACCCGATCTGCGCCCTGCAGGCCGCCATGGACGGTTTTGAAGTCGTGCAGCTCGAAGACGTCGTCTCCAGCGCCGACATCTTCATCACCACGACCGGCAACAAGGACGTCATCCGCCTCGAGCACATGCGCGAGATGAAGGACATGGCGATCGTCGGCAATATCGGCCACTTCGACAACGAGATTCAGGTCGCTTCGCTGGAGCAGTACCAGTGGGAAGAGATCAAGCCCCAGGTGGATCATGTGATCTTCCCGGACGGCAAGCGCATCATCCTGCTGGCCAAGGGCCGCCTGGTGAACCTGGGCTGCGGCACCGGTCACCCCAGCTATGTGATGAGCTCCAGCTTCGCCAACCAGACCATCGCCCAGATCGAGCTGTTCGCCCACAAGGACGCCTACGACATCGGCAAGGTCTATGTGCTGCCCAAGCACCTGGACGAGAAGGTGGCCCGCCTGCAGCTGACCACGCTCAACGCCCAGCTCAGCGAGCTCACCGATGAGCAGGCCGCCTATATCGGTGTGCCCAAGCAAGGCCCCTTCAAGCCTGACAGCTACCGCTACTAA
- a CDS encoding DNA glycosylase AlkZ-like family protein produces MPTSPPAPSLDALRRYALARSLFKPTTLPRAIARLGFVQADPMRAPARAQDLILMQRVRDYRAGDLERRYPRLAVEEDCLVNYGFVPRGSLALLHPRQPRKPWDAKTTAQAQQLLAVVRERGPTHPKQLLEDFAHHGRMPGYWGGTLNVSTQLLDGLHYRGLLRVRRRDQGTRVYEAVEHPAVDDSPAARRARAEALLDQVLALYAPLPAASFGYLTSLLGYGAPHLRAETRAAFKAAKQRYAHASLEGETWFWPADEKPLSRRHQAPPGLRFLAPFDPVVWDRRRFERFWGWTYKFEAYTPAAQRSMGHYALPLLWGEAMIGWANLRVEQGRLRHELGFVSGRRPAGAAFRLALDEALAGMSEFLGL; encoded by the coding sequence TTGCCCACAAGCCCACCCGCCCCCAGCCTGGACGCGCTGCGCCGCTACGCCCTGGCCCGCAGCCTCTTCAAGCCCACCACCCTGCCCCGGGCCATCGCGCGCCTGGGCTTTGTGCAGGCCGATCCCATGCGCGCCCCGGCGCGGGCCCAGGACCTGATCCTGATGCAGCGCGTGCGCGACTACCGGGCCGGCGATCTGGAGCGGCGCTACCCGCGCCTGGCCGTGGAGGAAGACTGCCTGGTGAACTACGGCTTTGTGCCGCGCGGCAGCCTGGCCCTGCTGCACCCGCGCCAGCCGCGCAAGCCCTGGGACGCCAAGACCACGGCCCAGGCCCAGCAGCTGCTGGCCGTGGTGCGCGAGCGCGGCCCCACCCATCCCAAGCAGCTGCTGGAGGACTTCGCCCACCACGGCCGCATGCCCGGCTACTGGGGCGGCACGCTCAATGTGTCCACCCAACTGCTGGACGGCCTGCACTACCGCGGCCTCTTGCGCGTGCGGCGCCGCGACCAGGGCACCCGGGTCTACGAGGCCGTGGAACACCCCGCGGTGGATGACAGCCCCGCCGCCCGCCGCGCCCGGGCCGAGGCCCTGCTGGACCAGGTGCTGGCGCTCTACGCGCCCCTGCCCGCCGCCAGCTTCGGCTATCTCACCAGCCTGCTGGGTTATGGCGCCCCGCATCTGCGCGCCGAAACCCGCGCGGCCTTCAAGGCGGCCAAGCAGCGCTACGCCCATGCCAGCCTCGAGGGTGAAACCTGGTTCTGGCCGGCCGACGAGAAGCCGCTGAGCCGCCGCCACCAGGCACCGCCGGGCCTGCGCTTTCTGGCGCCCTTCGACCCCGTGGTCTGGGACCGGCGCCGCTTCGAGCGCTTCTGGGGCTGGACCTACAAGTTCGAGGCCTACACCCCGGCCGCCCAGCGCAGCATGGGCCATTACGCCCTGCCCCTGCTCTGGGGCGAGGCCATGATCGGCTGGGCCAATCTGCGTGTGGAGCAGGGCCGGCTGCGGCATGAGCTGGGCTTTGTCAGCGGACGCCGCCCGGCCGGTGCCGCCTTCCGCCTGGCGCTGGACGAGGCGCTGGCGGGCATGAGCGAGTTTCTGGGGCTTTAG